In Methylacidiphilum infernorum V4, a single window of DNA contains:
- a CDS encoding prephenate dehydratase, with translation MNTEEKEKKLLKKRIGFLGPEATFSHLVVKKRFPKDLHQSLDSIEAIIDFVKEHTEDEERIGLIPIENSTGGMILESVDLLLEEDFHLYIQEELSLNVELALIGRKGEEIKEIFSHPTPLFYCRKWLKARYPLAKVIRTSSTSEAAQIVSQTPDSAALSTRLASEIYKLDILEFPVLEGSLNLTQFFVLGRSPYLGDTAETTLVFSVKDEPGSLCSFLEPFRDEKLNIKRIVSRPIPGKLNTYLFLFSIQAGKESLRLENALRKAQRYSLWLKSLGSYPVRETFNV, from the coding sequence ATGAATACGGAAGAAAAAGAAAAAAAACTTTTAAAAAAAAGGATAGGCTTTTTAGGTCCGGAAGCTACTTTTTCGCACCTGGTCGTTAAAAAGAGATTTCCCAAGGACCTCCATCAATCCCTTGATTCGATAGAAGCCATTATCGATTTTGTTAAAGAACATACCGAGGATGAAGAAAGAATCGGCTTGATACCCATCGAAAATTCCACTGGGGGGATGATTCTCGAATCAGTGGATCTCCTTTTAGAAGAAGATTTTCATCTCTACATCCAGGAAGAGCTTTCGTTAAACGTTGAGCTAGCCTTAATTGGGAGAAAAGGGGAAGAGATTAAAGAGATATTTTCCCATCCTACCCCGCTATTCTATTGCAGGAAATGGCTTAAAGCAAGATATCCCCTGGCTAAAGTCATAAGGACCTCAAGCACTTCGGAGGCAGCCCAAATCGTTTCCCAAACTCCTGATTCAGCAGCGCTGTCGACTCGCCTTGCTTCAGAAATTTATAAGCTGGACATTTTGGAATTTCCCGTGCTCGAGGGAAGTCTCAATCTCACCCAATTCTTTGTATTGGGGCGGTCCCCCTATTTAGGAGATACCGCGGAAACAACCCTTGTTTTTTCTGTAAAAGATGAACCCGGTAGTTTGTGTTCTTTTTTGGAGCCTTTTAGAGATGAGAAGTTGAATATTAAAAGAATCGTTTCTCGCCCCATCCCCGGCAAATTAAACACCTATCTGTTCCTTTTTTCGATACAAGCCGGGAAGGAGTCTTTACGGTTGGAAAACGCTTTACGGAAAGCACAAAGGTATTCTCTTTGGCTTAAATCTTTGGGTTCCTATCCGGTGAGAGAAACCTTCAATGTATGA
- a CDS encoding agmatine deiminase family protein: MNRILPECRVKNGYSYPSPGFRLPAEWERHRATWLTWPRKESISFPGIYGEIEETWIKLVRTISRDEQVRINVFDQKQYEEVERFIKERGGEINQKIFLYENPAYEPWCRDHGPIFIKNEKEIAIVDFGYNAWGGKYPPYELDDRVPQQIGRYLGMRVFSPGIIVEGGAIDSNGQGILLASLKSIANPNRNPGISLKTIEEIFHKFLGTEKVIWLKAEVAGDDTDGHVDQYSRFLNTKTIAAAFESNRSDSNYNSLCENLKQLSKAKDNQGKGFEIVEIPMPAPLVREGLRLPASYLNFYFTNRSLLVPVFNDPMDEKALEILQSFSPQRKVCPVPACDLVWGLGAVHCITQQEPEWD, encoded by the coding sequence ATGAATAGAATACTGCCTGAGTGTAGAGTAAAAAACGGCTATTCCTACCCCAGCCCAGGATTTCGTCTACCTGCCGAATGGGAAAGGCATAGGGCAACCTGGCTTACATGGCCAAGAAAAGAAAGTATCAGTTTTCCTGGTATTTATGGAGAAATTGAAGAAACCTGGATAAAACTCGTTCGGACTATTTCAAGAGATGAACAGGTAAGGATAAACGTGTTTGACCAAAAACAATACGAAGAGGTTGAGCGGTTCATCAAAGAAAGAGGAGGGGAAATAAACCAGAAGATTTTTTTGTATGAAAACCCAGCTTATGAGCCTTGGTGCAGGGACCATGGACCTATTTTTATTAAAAATGAAAAAGAAATAGCGATAGTCGATTTTGGTTACAATGCATGGGGGGGAAAATATCCTCCCTATGAGCTTGACGACCGTGTCCCTCAACAAATAGGCAGGTATTTGGGGATGCGCGTTTTTTCTCCTGGAATTATAGTTGAAGGAGGGGCAATTGATTCTAACGGCCAGGGTATTCTTTTAGCTTCTTTAAAGAGCATAGCAAACCCCAATAGGAATCCGGGTATTTCTTTGAAAACAATAGAAGAAATATTCCATAAATTTCTCGGGACGGAAAAAGTGATCTGGCTTAAGGCGGAGGTTGCCGGAGATGACACCGACGGGCACGTGGACCAGTATAGCAGGTTTTTGAATACGAAAACCATTGCAGCCGCTTTCGAAAGCAACAGATCGGATAGTAATTACAACAGCCTTTGTGAAAATTTAAAGCAGTTGTCCAAAGCAAAAGATAACCAGGGGAAAGGCTTTGAAATTGTGGAAATTCCTATGCCTGCACCCTTAGTCCGGGAAGGCCTGAGATTGCCCGCTTCTTATCTTAATTTTTATTTCACGAACCGTTCCCTGTTGGTTCCTGTCTTTAACGATCCTATGGACGAAAAAGCCCTGGAGATATTGCAGAGTTTTTCTCCGCAAAGAAAAGTTTGTCCAGTCCCAGCTTGTGACCTGGTTTGGGGCCTAGGAGCCGTGCATTGTATAACGCAGCAGGAGCCGGAATGGGATTAG
- a CDS encoding bifunctional heptose 7-phosphate kinase/heptose 1-phosphate adenyltransferase translates to MIFSSEYIDHFLERFKNLKVLVIGDLMLDEFLWGKVTRLSPEAPVPVVEVQKYSYFPGGAANVARNLLEFTKEVSILGVIGKDEAGRKLSEILEKFGCNTQGILTVPNRPTTQKTRIFGRQQQVVRVDRETKEPIPEGIKKEVLFYLEKEIASKDLIIIEDYAKGLLDQALIDFILKRAQGKIVAVDPHSNNRLDWKGVTLVKPNKKEAIALAGFPDIHEEDLQKVTEAAMVLRDKWDCTYILVTLGEEGMLLLERDGKTKKISSVCREVFDVSGAGDTAISLFSLALSCGFSGYEAALIANHGAGIVVGKLGTATCSPLELKRSLLSYCDPWFS, encoded by the coding sequence ATGATCTTTTCCTCTGAATACATAGATCACTTTTTAGAGCGATTTAAAAACCTCAAAGTATTGGTGATAGGCGATCTTATGCTGGACGAGTTCCTCTGGGGAAAAGTCACCAGGCTTTCCCCTGAAGCTCCCGTTCCCGTTGTCGAAGTGCAAAAATATTCCTATTTTCCCGGTGGAGCAGCTAATGTGGCTAGGAATTTGCTTGAGTTTACAAAAGAGGTATCCATTTTAGGGGTTATCGGCAAAGATGAAGCGGGAAGAAAATTGTCGGAAATTCTTGAAAAGTTTGGATGCAACACCCAAGGCATTCTTACCGTGCCCAACAGGCCAACAACCCAAAAAACTCGGATCTTTGGCAGGCAACAACAGGTTGTCAGGGTGGATAGAGAAACCAAAGAACCTATCCCTGAGGGCATAAAAAAAGAGGTTCTTTTTTATCTTGAAAAAGAAATTGCTTCCAAGGACCTAATAATCATTGAAGATTATGCCAAGGGATTGCTCGATCAAGCCTTAATCGACTTTATTCTTAAGCGTGCTCAAGGTAAAATTGTAGCTGTCGATCCTCATTCAAACAATCGGCTCGATTGGAAAGGAGTCACCCTGGTTAAACCCAATAAAAAAGAAGCCATAGCACTGGCCGGTTTTCCTGATATTCATGAAGAGGATCTGCAAAAGGTTACCGAAGCAGCCATGGTGTTGCGAGATAAATGGGATTGCACTTATATTCTTGTCACCTTGGGAGAAGAAGGCATGCTTCTGCTCGAAAGAGATGGGAAAACCAAAAAGATCTCTTCGGTCTGTAGGGAAGTTTTCGACGTTTCCGGTGCTGGAGACACAGCCATAAGCCTCTTTTCTTTAGCCCTATCTTGCGGTTTCTCCGGATATGAGGCAGCACTGATTGCCAATCACGGTGCAGGCATTGTTGTCGGTAAGCTAGGAACGGCAACATGTAGCCCTTTAGAACTTAAAAGAAGCCTTTTATCCTATTGCGATCCATGGTTTTCTTAA
- a CDS encoding aminotransferase class V-fold PLP-dependent enzyme, with translation MNCSLEDILSRENIRNTLFPVTRNRVFMAHAAVSPLPAPSAEKISTAAFEASDWSQETESFFQTIAQARETAAQLIGAQPSEIALLGPTALGLNLVANGLPWKPGDEVIYYPDDYPTNVYPWKNLEKFGVKAVPLYPEEPGKITLPLVLKALSPRTRLVALASCHYLSGYLLDYEEIGEELHRRGVLFSLDGIQSLGASSMDSRYFDFLSADSHKWLLGPLGAGIFYCKESLQDYLSPTLLGAWNIKSPDFIAQEKLEVEKGARRYESGALYALGIVGMETSMKLLLSVGINKIRERILYLHQYLWEKLCRMGWRCLSDSFPLERRSGIISASVLGVDPQGLLAKLKSQGVVVSFRMDRNKNWYFRFSPHFYNTEEEIDKVIEILAHKD, from the coding sequence ATGAACTGTTCGCTTGAAGATATCCTTTCCAGGGAAAATATAAGGAACACTCTTTTCCCGGTGACAAGAAATAGAGTGTTCATGGCGCATGCGGCGGTTTCTCCCTTGCCCGCCCCCTCAGCTGAAAAAATCTCCACTGCGGCTTTCGAAGCTTCGGATTGGAGTCAAGAAACAGAATCTTTTTTTCAAACTATTGCCCAGGCAAGAGAAACGGCCGCACAATTAATAGGAGCTCAACCTTCGGAAATCGCCCTTTTGGGTCCAACAGCCCTCGGTCTGAACTTGGTTGCCAATGGGTTACCCTGGAAACCCGGAGACGAAGTTATCTATTATCCCGACGACTATCCAACCAATGTTTATCCATGGAAAAACCTTGAAAAATTTGGTGTCAAAGCGGTTCCCTTGTATCCAGAGGAACCCGGAAAAATTACTTTACCCTTGGTCCTTAAGGCATTGAGTCCAAGAACCAGGCTCGTGGCTTTGGCTAGCTGTCATTATCTTTCTGGCTATCTTCTTGATTACGAGGAAATAGGAGAAGAACTCCACAGAAGAGGCGTATTATTTAGTTTAGATGGGATTCAATCCCTAGGGGCATCTTCAATGGATTCAAGATATTTTGATTTTCTTAGTGCAGATTCCCATAAATGGCTTTTAGGCCCTCTTGGTGCAGGAATATTTTATTGCAAGGAATCCCTGCAGGATTACTTGAGCCCAACTCTTCTAGGAGCATGGAATATAAAGTCTCCGGACTTTATAGCACAGGAAAAGCTGGAGGTTGAGAAAGGTGCTCGGAGGTATGAAAGTGGAGCTCTCTATGCTTTAGGCATAGTGGGGATGGAAACCTCGATGAAACTATTGCTCTCCGTTGGAATCAACAAGATCCGGGAAAGAATTCTTTATCTTCATCAATATCTTTGGGAGAAACTTTGCCGAATGGGATGGAGGTGTCTCTCAGATAGCTTTCCGCTTGAAAGGCGCTCTGGGATCATTTCTGCTTCAGTTTTGGGAGTCGATCCCCAAGGACTCCTAGCCAAGTTAAAATCCCAAGGAGTAGTCGTATCTTTTCGAATGGATAGGAATAAAAATTGGTATTTTCGATTTTCTCCCCATTTTTATAATACCGAAGAGGAGATCGATAAAGTCATTGAAATATTAGCCCATAAGGACTGA
- a CDS encoding glycosyltransferase family 9 protein: MKRIVVIRGGGLGDFIHTLPALSILRNHCQSAKIDFLGTPRYGILGEKRYYFDKVYDIGSSLFTPLFSEERIFRPKLENIFSPVDLVLCYSPDNHGVLRNNLKFYGVRKILYCPPFPGRGNVLEWLALPVVELGMIDSTEHIPPPFIYLTPQDEKNASALLDGLESRQPIIAVHPGSGSPKKNWPADSWISLCQKLKEKACQVVLILGPAEMNRIELNGLAADLRIVDQELPTVAAILKRSTVYCGHDSGITQLALAVGCPSIALFGPTDPHVWLYRKLDKRRCSVLWNGEEKVTVPVDKVLCCISKMLEEYNFHHAVDIP, from the coding sequence ATGAAGAGGATCGTGGTCATTAGGGGAGGAGGATTGGGAGATTTTATTCATACCCTACCGGCTTTATCGATCTTGAGGAATCATTGCCAATCCGCCAAAATAGATTTTCTTGGAACTCCTCGTTATGGGATACTGGGAGAAAAAAGATACTATTTTGACAAGGTTTATGATATAGGGAGTTCTCTTTTCACTCCTCTTTTTTCTGAAGAAAGAATTTTCCGACCAAAACTGGAAAATATTTTTTCCCCTGTTGATTTAGTGCTCTGTTACTCACCCGATAATCATGGTGTATTAAGAAACAATCTCAAATTTTATGGAGTGAGAAAAATCCTCTATTGTCCTCCTTTTCCTGGCCGGGGAAACGTTTTAGAATGGCTCGCTTTGCCGGTAGTTGAACTAGGAATGATCGATTCCACAGAGCACATTCCCCCTCCTTTCATATATCTCACTCCACAAGATGAGAAGAACGCATCGGCTTTATTAGATGGCCTGGAAAGCCGCCAACCAATCATCGCTGTTCATCCGGGAAGTGGTAGTCCAAAAAAGAATTGGCCTGCCGACAGTTGGATCTCCTTGTGTCAAAAATTGAAAGAAAAAGCTTGCCAAGTCGTTTTAATTCTAGGCCCTGCAGAAATGAACAGGATAGAGTTGAATGGACTAGCTGCTGATCTGAGGATAGTCGATCAAGAACTTCCCACTGTTGCCGCGATACTTAAAAGAAGTACTGTTTATTGCGGTCATGATAGTGGTATCACGCAGCTGGCCCTAGCGGTGGGATGCCCTTCAATTGCGTTGTTCGGTCCTACCGATCCCCATGTTTGGCTGTATAGAAAACTAGATAAAAGGAGGTGCTCGGTACTATGGAATGGAGAAGAAAAAGTTACCGTTCCAGTGGATAAAGTTTTATGTTGTATTTCAAAAATGTTAGAAGAATATAATTTTCATCATGCGGTTGATATACCTTGA
- a CDS encoding CTP synthase → MRYIFVTGGVISSLGKGITAAALGTLLERRGLKISLQKLDPYLNVDPGTMNPYQHGEVYVLEDGAETDLDLGHYERFTRVKLSKINNTTTGQIYEAVIQQERQGKYLGKTVQVIPHVTNEIKSRIMRVAQSSGCDVLITEIGGTTGDIEGLPFLEAIRQMALEVGPERALFVHVTYVPFIKSAGELKTKPTQQSVAKLREIGIQPHVLVCRSDHPLTNEVRAKLSLYCNVPIEGVIEELDVQHTIYEVPLMLQKEKLDELVCRHLKLELPEADLSDWKSFVEKIIHPSHRLSIAVVGKYIGHQDAYKSIYEALTHAGAFLSCGVEVKKVDAEEIEAKGAESLLQGVDGILVPGGFGSRGIEGKIETAKYARVNKIPYLGLCLGMQTAIIEFSRNVVGLSDAHSTEFEPKTVHPVICLLEEQKNLSQLGGSMRLGSLLCKLIPHTKAYEAYGRESSKERHRHRYEVNNSYKPILEKFGLKVSGTTEQGELVELVELENHPWFLGCQFHPEFQSRPNFPHPLFVAFLKASLEHRYQKR, encoded by the coding sequence ATGAGGTACATATTCGTTACAGGCGGTGTTATTAGTTCCTTGGGTAAAGGGATCACCGCAGCCGCTTTGGGCACGCTCTTGGAAAGAAGGGGTCTTAAAATTTCATTACAAAAGCTCGATCCCTATCTTAACGTTGACCCTGGGACGATGAATCCTTACCAGCATGGAGAGGTCTACGTACTAGAAGATGGGGCTGAAACCGATCTCGATCTTGGACATTACGAAAGGTTTACCCGTGTAAAGCTTTCAAAAATTAATAACACCACCACAGGCCAGATATACGAGGCGGTCATTCAACAGGAACGGCAAGGGAAATACTTAGGTAAGACAGTCCAGGTCATTCCTCATGTGACAAACGAGATAAAAAGTCGGATTATGCGCGTCGCACAAAGCAGTGGCTGTGACGTTCTCATCACGGAAATTGGGGGCACAACAGGAGACATAGAAGGGCTTCCTTTTCTTGAAGCAATAAGACAAATGGCTTTAGAAGTAGGCCCTGAAAGAGCACTCTTTGTCCATGTAACCTACGTTCCCTTTATCAAGTCGGCGGGTGAATTAAAGACCAAGCCTACACAACAAAGTGTGGCCAAACTCAGAGAAATAGGCATACAGCCGCATGTCCTTGTTTGTCGTTCAGATCATCCCCTTACCAATGAAGTTAGAGCCAAGCTTTCTCTCTATTGCAACGTTCCTATAGAAGGGGTGATTGAAGAGCTGGATGTTCAACATACCATCTATGAGGTTCCACTCATGTTGCAAAAAGAAAAACTTGATGAGCTGGTATGTAGACATCTTAAATTAGAGCTTCCAGAAGCTGATCTTTCCGACTGGAAAAGTTTTGTCGAAAAAATCATCCATCCCTCCCATCGGCTGAGCATCGCTGTGGTTGGAAAATACATTGGGCACCAAGATGCTTATAAAAGCATCTATGAGGCATTAACTCATGCTGGAGCCTTTCTCTCGTGTGGAGTGGAAGTCAAAAAAGTAGATGCTGAAGAGATCGAAGCCAAAGGGGCGGAGTCCCTTCTCCAAGGTGTAGATGGCATACTGGTGCCGGGGGGTTTTGGGAGCCGGGGTATTGAAGGCAAAATAGAAACGGCCAAATATGCAAGAGTCAATAAGATCCCCTATCTTGGATTGTGTTTAGGAATGCAAACCGCAATCATTGAGTTTAGCAGGAATGTTGTTGGGCTGAGCGATGCTCATAGTACGGAATTTGAGCCCAAAACTGTCCATCCAGTTATTTGCTTGCTAGAAGAACAAAAGAATCTTTCTCAACTTGGTGGCTCAATGCGGTTGGGCAGCTTGTTATGTAAACTTATTCCACATACCAAGGCTTACGAGGCTTATGGGAGAGAGAGTTCAAAAGAACGCCACCGGCACCGCTATGAGGTCAATAATTCCTATAAACCCATTCTTGAAAAATTTGGCTTGAAAGTTTCTGGAACTACCGAACAAGGAGAACTGGTAGAACTCGTTGAACTAGAAAATCACCCCTGGTTTTTAGGTTGCCAGTTTCATCCCGAATTCCAGTCAAGGCCTAATTTCCCCCATCCTTTATTCGTCGCTTTCCTTAAAGCTTCCCTGGAGCACCGTTACCAAAAACGTTGA
- a CDS encoding cysteine desulfurase family protein produces MRLIYLDNNATTPVDPLVLKEMVPFFSVYYGNPSSPYRLGQEAKQHLKKARIAICRFLNCEEDEIVFTSCGTESNNAAILSALRTTGKKRIVTTVTEHSAIQELCLDLEKRGFDVDRIPVDSLGLIDLEEVEKRISEQTALVSVMWANNETGVIFPVEQIAEICRKRGVYFHTDAVQAAGKIPIDLSKVPVDFLSLTGHKFYAPKGIGVLFVRKGRPFEPFIRGGSQEMRRRAGTENVPAIVGMGKAIEILSHRMDEENKKIRALRDLLETRILSEVPLTKLNGDKLNRIPNTTNICFKGLDAETLLFDLDQKGICASGGSACTTGSLKPSKVLTAMGLDPLEAKSSVRFSLGRHNTEEEIQFAADEIVKSVEKIRGKIPRH; encoded by the coding sequence ATGCGGTTGATATACCTTGATAACAATGCGACTACTCCTGTCGATCCTTTGGTGCTTAAGGAAATGGTTCCTTTTTTTTCAGTTTATTATGGGAATCCCTCCAGTCCTTATCGGCTGGGACAAGAAGCCAAGCAACACCTAAAAAAAGCGAGGATTGCTATTTGTCGGTTTCTGAATTGCGAAGAGGACGAGATTGTTTTTACAAGTTGTGGCACCGAATCGAACAATGCGGCCATTCTTTCCGCCCTTCGGACCACGGGGAAAAAAAGAATTGTAACTACGGTTACCGAACATTCGGCTATCCAGGAATTGTGCTTGGACTTGGAAAAGCGAGGATTCGATGTAGATAGGATTCCTGTAGATTCTTTGGGATTAATCGATCTTGAGGAAGTAGAAAAGCGTATCAGCGAACAAACGGCCCTTGTTTCAGTGATGTGGGCGAATAACGAGACCGGAGTAATATTTCCCGTCGAACAGATAGCCGAAATTTGTAGAAAAAGAGGAGTTTATTTTCATACGGATGCGGTACAGGCGGCGGGGAAAATTCCCATCGACCTTTCTAAAGTACCCGTCGATTTTCTTTCGTTAACGGGCCATAAATTTTATGCTCCAAAAGGGATTGGAGTTCTGTTTGTCCGCAAGGGAAGACCCTTTGAGCCTTTCATTCGTGGTGGTTCTCAGGAGATGCGACGGAGAGCGGGGACCGAAAATGTGCCCGCCATCGTGGGTATGGGTAAGGCTATAGAAATTCTTTCGCATCGCATGGACGAAGAAAACAAAAAGATACGGGCTCTGAGGGATCTTTTGGAAACAAGGATATTAAGTGAAGTCCCCTTGACGAAGCTTAATGGGGATAAGCTCAACAGAATTCCCAATACAACAAATATCTGTTTTAAAGGGCTTGATGCAGAAACCCTGCTTTTTGACTTGGACCAGAAGGGGATATGCGCTTCAGGCGGATCAGCCTGTACAACAGGTTCATTAAAACCTTCCAAGGTCCTTACGGCAATGGGGTTAGATCCCTTGGAGGCGAAATCAAGTGTGCGGTTTTCCTTGGGAAGACATAATACTGAAGAAGAAATCCAGTTTGCAGCCGATGAAATTGTGAAATCTGTAGAAAAAATCAGGGGAAAAATACCCCGTCACTAA
- a CDS encoding D-glycero-alpha-D-manno-heptose-1,7-bisphosphate 7-phosphatase encodes MYRAVFFDRDDTLIKNIPYLKNEELIEVPPGTKEYMSRLKKAGFLLFIVSNQSGVARGLLTPTDVAKVNRILLEKLGRTFFEKIYLSFEGPSQEINWDRKPQPTMLWTAAQEYNLDLKKSFFIGDRLADVLCGRNGGCKTIFIDWGRKDLDAFISRRLATFIAGSLFEAIETILAPLNR; translated from the coding sequence ATGTATAGGGCAGTTTTCTTTGACCGAGATGACACGCTCATCAAAAATATTCCCTATTTAAAAAATGAAGAACTCATTGAAGTCCCCCCGGGAACAAAAGAATACATGTCCAGGCTAAAAAAGGCGGGCTTTCTTCTTTTCATTGTTTCCAACCAATCTGGGGTAGCTCGAGGGCTCTTGACCCCTACAGATGTTGCAAAAGTCAATAGAATTCTGCTTGAAAAGCTGGGAAGAACTTTTTTTGAAAAAATCTATCTCTCTTTTGAAGGGCCTTCCCAAGAAATCAATTGGGATAGGAAACCTCAACCGACAATGCTATGGACTGCCGCACAAGAATATAACCTCGACCTTAAAAAATCTTTTTTTATCGGGGACAGGCTGGCCGATGTGTTGTGTGGAAGAAACGGGGGATGTAAAACTATTTTCATCGATTGGGGAAGGAAAGACCTTGATGCTTTCATTTCAAGAAGACTGGCTACTTTCATAGCCGGTTCCTTGTTCGAAGCGATAGAAACGATCCTTGCCCCCTTAAACCGATAA
- a CDS encoding Slp family lipoprotein gives MTKKILLLFLFLNAAMGCSISPITSSQRFKAKKQPSFSLLATRPSAFIGQHVLLGGIIQRCMTQEGESLMLIIQKPLDRATDKPIMKSPSQGKFYFWYKGKLDPKVYSTGKMITISGQVVSPFKMKMDSSHFLIVEGEEFFLWPKESLPAYAQKIPTRSILENLWEPVGFEPWTTGWGEGWW, from the coding sequence ATGACGAAGAAAATCTTGCTTCTGTTTCTATTTCTGAATGCTGCAATGGGTTGTTCCATTAGTCCCATTACAAGCTCACAACGGTTTAAAGCCAAAAAACAGCCTTCTTTTTCCCTCCTGGCTACAAGACCAAGTGCCTTTATTGGGCAACACGTTCTTTTAGGAGGGATAATCCAACGGTGCATGACCCAGGAAGGAGAAAGCTTGATGCTCATCATTCAAAAACCATTAGACCGGGCAACAGACAAACCGATCATGAAATCTCCTTCTCAAGGTAAATTTTATTTCTGGTATAAAGGAAAGCTTGATCCCAAGGTTTACTCCACGGGCAAAATGATCACGATCAGCGGCCAAGTCGTTTCTCCCTTCAAAATGAAAATGGACAGTTCCCATTTTCTCATTGTAGAGGGAGAAGAATTTTTTCTCTGGCCCAAGGAATCTCTTCCTGCCTATGCACAAAAAATTCCCACGCGATCTATCCTGGAAAACTTGTGGGAGCCCGTAGGATTCGAGCCCTGGACGACGGGCTGGGGAGAAGGATGGTGGTAG
- a CDS encoding carbon-nitrogen hydrolase, giving the protein MLKVALIQSYGACDPKEGLNKQIELIYKAKEQGAQIVCTQELFRTRYFCNRIDPRFFEWAEEINGPTFQSFIEIAHKLNIVLIGSIFEKRTPGLYHNTAIVIDADGKYLGCYRKAHIPDDPGYFEKYYFTPGEMEFPVFQTRFAKIGVLICWDQWFPEPARILALRGAQIIFYPTAIGWLLEEKQSFGQDQLSAWQSIQRSHALANGIYVASVNRVGIEGDERSRCIEFWGRSFFADPFGRIIKEAGEKEEILLAEIDFALIEKTRINWPFLRDRRIDLYRKITERFLS; this is encoded by the coding sequence ATGTTAAAAGTAGCTCTTATTCAAAGTTATGGGGCTTGCGACCCAAAAGAAGGACTTAATAAACAGATAGAATTGATCTATAAAGCCAAAGAGCAAGGAGCTCAAATTGTCTGTACCCAGGAACTTTTTAGGACCCGTTATTTTTGTAATCGGATCGATCCCCGTTTCTTTGAATGGGCAGAAGAAATTAATGGTCCTACTTTTCAGAGCTTTATAGAAATTGCCCACAAGCTTAACATTGTGTTGATCGGTTCTATCTTTGAAAAAAGAACCCCCGGCTTATACCACAACACCGCTATAGTGATCGATGCGGATGGAAAGTACTTGGGTTGTTATAGAAAGGCCCACATTCCTGATGACCCGGGGTATTTTGAAAAATATTATTTTACCCCTGGAGAAATGGAATTTCCTGTCTTTCAGACCCGTTTTGCCAAGATTGGGGTCTTGATTTGCTGGGACCAGTGGTTCCCTGAGCCGGCAAGAATTCTTGCATTAAGGGGAGCACAGATTATTTTTTATCCTACGGCTATAGGATGGCTTTTGGAAGAAAAACAATCCTTTGGTCAGGATCAGTTGTCCGCTTGGCAGTCCATACAGCGCTCCCATGCTCTGGCTAATGGAATTTATGTAGCCTCTGTGAACCGTGTTGGTATCGAAGGAGACGAACGGAGCCGATGCATAGAATTCTGGGGGAGGAGTTTTTTTGCCGATCCTTTTGGAAGAATAATCAAAGAGGCGGGAGAAAAAGAAGAAATTCTCCTCGCGGAGATAGATTTTGCTCTTATAGAAAAAACAAGAATAAATTGGCCTTTTTTGCGTGACCGGCGCATTGATCTTTACCGGAAGATAACCGAAAGGTTCCTTTCTTAG
- the kdsB gene encoding 3-deoxy-manno-octulosonate cytidylyltransferase, which translates to MTSIIVIPARWGSSRFPGKPLAMLGGKPLIQWAWERAMECEKASKVVIATDDKRIADAVKKFGAEVVMTKPSHPSGTDRVAEVATLYQADTFVNFQGDEPFLPGKEIDRLLDAMDSAPIATLSRKIQDRSEENDPNVVKVVCDLDGFALYFSRSHIPFLKNKNLNYSIQAHVGIYAFCSWALQKFVSLPCGILEQVESLEQLRALENRIPIKVISTPYQTLAIDCPGDLSKAEQKLKLMKEPS; encoded by the coding sequence ATGACGAGCATCATAGTCATCCCGGCACGGTGGGGATCAAGCCGGTTTCCGGGAAAGCCATTGGCCATGCTTGGTGGTAAGCCCTTAATCCAGTGGGCTTGGGAAAGAGCCATGGAATGTGAAAAAGCAAGCAAAGTAGTTATAGCGACGGATGACAAGAGAATTGCCGATGCGGTAAAAAAATTTGGGGCAGAGGTGGTCATGACCAAGCCCAGTCATCCTTCTGGTACAGATCGCGTTGCCGAGGTCGCCACCCTTTATCAGGCTGACACCTTCGTCAATTTTCAAGGGGATGAACCCTTTTTACCGGGAAAAGAAATTGATAGACTCCTCGATGCCATGGATAGCGCTCCCATTGCGACATTATCCCGAAAAATACAGGATCGTTCTGAAGAAAACGATCCCAACGTCGTAAAAGTCGTTTGCGATTTAGACGGTTTTGCTCTTTATTTTAGCAGGTCTCATATACCCTTTCTAAAAAATAAAAACTTGAATTATTCTATTCAGGCACATGTAGGGATATACGCTTTTTGCTCCTGGGCTTTACAAAAATTTGTATCCTTACCCTGTGGAATTTTAGAACAAGTGGAATCGTTGGAACAACTTAGAGCTTTAGAAAACCGAATTCCCATAAAAGTCATTTCCACTCCCTATCAAACGCTTGCTATTGATTGCCCGGGGGACTTGTCAAAAGCCGAGCAAAAATTAAAACTAATGAAAGAACCATCATGA